The sequence ACGTAAATACAGATCATACAGTGTCCACAGACTTGGCCACTTGCCACTTGGGTAGTATTccgaataacaatataataatacctatgtgaaatacttacattttattagaCTATCGTTCCCCAAAAGTATTTAACGCTGTATTCTGAATTTCcgaatgtttttgaaaaacttaCTACAAGTCAGCACGAATACTTTTTATGTCCTACtgcgaataaataataaataataatattagttatcatACCATCTAAGACCTAACtagtaagtttataataatatactgaaaacTGATTTCTAACCGGTTCCGctgtatatttttgatattcaaCGTATTGTTTTGGCGGCAAACAGGCGACCAAGGAGAATAGACACACGCCGGTCGAaatcaacgtttttttttacgaaCAGTTATTGCCGTAGTATCGCTGATAATATTCGGGAAAGATGATTTTCGGAATAGCTGTCCAAAAGATTATCCGGCAATCCGTATTCCGCCAACATTGCGGTTTCCGAAAAATCAGTCCACTTTGTACTTCGTCTTCGGTTCGTCGCTCGATAAGCAAGGAATACAGCAAAATGACGTACCAGATCGAAGAAAGAGGTTCGCCTAATACGGCTGactacaaattatacataagtaAGTCAACTTTGAAATTACGTAATTACGTAAGATAAAATACTTGTGCACATTCGTAATCGGACAtaggtattttgatttttgagtgttttattacCTGTTATATGCCTTGTTAGATGTTTAGCACATTTGtgcattttcttttttatcgtTAATAATTCAAggtcatttttttattgtgaccTTTGAcgatgttattacttatttataaaatataaccacctgaagttgaattttatatacataataacatattaaaatacatatgaaatcgtgtgttcatatattatatatatatatattattattaatattatataattgtttatttgagacgtatatttaaaagtagatttattcaaattaattatttaccattttgtaaatttagaaaataaattatagttttctttaaataggtacttactaccTAGACTGTAACACAGTTTACCTTAATtcctataacatttatatattataaattaatatttttaaatttttaaaataccaaaagGCAACGGGAACCACTGCACAATGCCTATTATAACTTTTGTAATACACAAACAGTCCTAAACTCTGTTGCAAAGGATAAACTGTTAAACTATTTTCAAACCAATCTTGAAGTCctacagttatatatatatatataaatatattaataatttatttttaaaataataactaagaaCAAATATGTATCAAAAGTTGTTGGGTTCGAAATCAATggcaaaatgtataaatgttaaaccattaaattatctatatcatataatataatatattaggaggtacctaatttatatatatatatataccaaaattTCCCATCATATTGGGACTGTATTGAAAGTTCATAACTTCACaagcttaatttttattacagaaaATGAAAGTGGTATAATTTCACCATTCCATGATATTCCATTGCTAGCCGATAACACCGGCAAAGTTTTCAATATGGTGGTGGAAATACCTAGATGGACAAATGCCAAAATGGAGGTTAGATTTTCTATTAATTagactaaaaaaatttttattaaataaaagttttttagaTCAACACCAAATCTAGCCTTAACCCAATAATTCAAGACACTAAAAAAGGAAAATTACGTTTTGTACCAAATGTGTTCCCACACAAAGGTTATATATGGAATTATGGTGCATTACCTCAAACTTGGGAAAATCCTGAATTGCTCGATGAACATACTGGATGCAAAGGAGATAATGATCCTTTAGATGTACTTGAAATTGGATATAAAGTATGCttcaatacttaaatttttaatatttctaaattataatgcttaaaatgtttattaattattaaggtaGCAAAACGAGGAGAAGTACTGAAAGTAAAGGTATTGGGAACTGTTGCATTGATTGATGAGGGCaagtattataaaacatatttaaacataaatgttttgtattcatatttaatgatatataaatcaTTAGGAATGTCagacatagtatataatatataatattaaattttctatatatatatatatatctattaaaaatgacTGCATTTCTTACAGGACATTGCTAAAGGATTTCTCGTAATATTAACTTTTGacatacttaattttttaactatattaacaacaacaaaataataataatcaagaatttattgtatattcttAAAAGTAATGATAATGTACAAtgccatatataatatacattttatttttaaatttgttattacttattactaaaatCATTGATATTCAACttgatttattacttataatcaatccaaatattttacaatttacaagcataaaaataaaaataaatattatttaataattgctttaattttttattaataatgactggatctaatttaaaaatataatatgataaatatgattaattttcaGGTGAAACAGATTGGAAGATACTAGTTATTAATGTAGAAGATCCAATTGCCCCTGAGGTGAACggtaattatacttaatagctaatatgtatatttaaatcatcaataGAAAAccttatttaggtattatttgtataccagttatttttaatcaatactgatattaaaattttaaaataccttagCTCACTAGCCACCTTATttcttttttctatttattgtttttatgatctaattttagtatttttgtaatattaaaatctagacATAAAAGATGTTGAAAAACATTTTCCTGGTCTATTAAAAGCCACTGTTGAATGGCTGAAGATCTACAAAATTCCGGATGGCAAACCCGAGAACAAATTTGCATTTAACGGTGAACCCAAAGATGCTGAATTTGCTTTGAAAATAGTCAGCGATACTCATGAATATTGGAAAACATTAATACAAAAAGAAAACACTGATGGCTTGTCTTGGTAAGGAAATGtctatacaaacaattttttatttccattataacTATTGTTGACTATAATGATTGATTTTAGTGTGAACACGACATTGAATAATGCTTCTACTATTGACAGTGAAAAGGCTCAAACAATATTATCGGAGAGTTTGCCACTTTCCGAGGGTAGTCCATTATTACCTGAAGGTAAAGTAACTAAttcaatttctataataataaaagttaagcTCATATTATTCTTGACAATTCACTttgatttttatctaaaaaaaaaaaaagtagtgacattggatttaaatcatacatataaatattcgtCATTAATTAAATGTGATACCAAGGTTAAACTAAATGacacataaaaacatattttatggtgTTGTGCCTaacattgttaaattttttaaatggattatTGACACTTGTTGTAAAAGTATTTGCTCACTTCACTCGGGCTTAATTTCTAATGATAATAGATTAAACCCCCCCTGTTAATTCCttgttaataacatttattttgcaaTTATGAAAGTTGaactttgattattaaaataaaatatattaaaccaaTTAGTAAATATTCACGACTTAGTTCATATAAGTCTTGGTCCTTTGTCTATTagaatagtttaattaatattgttttatgtctCAATGGTTTTTACAGTGGATATTGTATGGTTCTGCATTAAGTCCAATGGcattacttttaaattgtagTTTTGCAGTTTGATATCATTGAATTTAGTTTTACATTTGTGTTACTATTTGTGTTGCAGTTGATAAAtggcattttataaaattataaaaatgatcacTTTTCATAAGATCAATTGTTTGGTGAAATTAGAAATGggatcaaaataatttttttggaaaatattacgattgttgtatttacttatatgGAACCCACATTCATTcctaattaatgttataacatTCAGATTatcataagataaaatatatgtatgtatttattttttttaactgtaaaacTTAAACGTTGTAACCTCATGATAAACTTTATGTTTCAAaataagtatttcaataaatcgTAAAGGTGTTATATtcagattatttgtttttattaatattgtacccGAGAATGATCTTTGATCCTCTTGCAACCTATAAAATAGTTCCTATTGAAATAACCCAAAATATGGTTATTAACCGAATTGTCTGCAGGGGCATGACTTGACTACATGTCAGGCGTACATATGGTTGACTCTGTAGGAGTGACAAATATTGATGTTTACTACATAATTGTTCGCCCACTGAGTTTTCTTCAACTTCAATAGAGCATAGCCGCCTAGGTTAATgaagcaataataaaaaaaaaaaatattgaatgattTTTATCCTTGAAACTTGGCAAATTGTATAAGtatcaatttcatttttaaatgattttaaagaaCTAAAGGATATATTTCCAttctaaaatagtttttttttttcatgttaacTGTTGTGATTTTTTTACTTTCAATGTTAATTAAACTCGGTACTATTATTTCAAGTTCAGTTGGATTATAAGAACCAatcataaataagtttttttcagTGGCAGCACAAATGTTATTATCTCTGGACTCCAGCTCACGAGTCGAGGCTGTGAAATTTGGCAGGATTGAAACACTATTATTATCacgaagaaaaaaaatccataatGAACTAATAAGTTAGGTGTACTCAGTGTAAATTTATCTCGTTTTCTGTAcctaaatttatctatttatttgcgtataattgtttcattttaatatactgTAGGTAATATTCACtagatttttttaacacaatttacattgttcaattattgaatatttttcatctGTTCAAAACAATACATTTCATTGTCTTGAGTTGTAGTGACCTTGTACTTTgaactgataaattattatcgtacacAATGAGATGGTTTTGTAGGTGTATGAGTAGGAAATAACACTTGCCAAGTACACAACATATACAagtcataataatgtattcactataatataaaacatactaatgatatacatttataattttattaaatattatataatatgtttttaaattgatggTATGTctcataagttatttaaaatgtgttgtatagttaataaaaattgtaaatttcacGAGTctatacaaattgttttatcGCTTGTCAAAAACTGagaaaacgtaaaaataaaactattaacagtataattattaattattacaatacacttatacatacatacatgcgctattaattatttttataataataaaaagtataaatacttaaataacatttttaacagcAACAAATTgccacttaaaatttaaaaaaattaaacgcaaGACAAAATGTTAtcacttatataaattaatcagaTAATGTCTAGCATTTTGTTCTGTCCAACGGACGCTGTTGAACAGAATAACGTATTGGTAACtgatataataacagtaatagtaatattagaTACTAAGCAAACGTAATCTTTACTAAGGTGATATTTATACTGGTTCAACTACACGTTATCGATGAAACCATTTACAgtgaataaatattgataaacaaaAAGAATATGTGCAAACGGTAACAAGCAGACTTTAAAAGTTTAGTTTGTTGTTGCCACcaatagcataataattatgattaatcaACTTCCATACTTTTCATTAATGactagtatatattattctcaTTGGATAAATGGCAAACCTACCAAAAGTGTAAAATAATTGGTATATGTGATATGCTTGCTTCACCAAGTAATCAGATACTGAAATATCCATTGTGACTATGTAACATGATATCTATGTACTGCCGATCAGAAACATTGGCTGCgagtaaaaaaatcttttacaaatattatttttgaagataaacaattaaacaataacgtttccttcaaatatttcaaaaccaTTTAAAGTCACACAGTTatgttagatattatataacataatataatatagttattatgtaaaaaaaagtcaatttaaGCAGAGTGGAAGAACGGAGAACATATCATTTATCTACTACCGCACATTACATGTACAAGTAAAGTTGTTCAAGTATATCACTGTCGACCTTGGATATGAGAACACCTTGGAATTGCTGTTCTCCAATTTGATTTTGTAAAGCCAACAACTGTAAAGCaatcaaaaacataattaataaacggAACAATAatctatttcaataattattcggAAAGCGTAAATGAGTGTTAAGGGTCATTGTGGGTCGTCTTTTAAATACCACAGTACATTCAAACAGATAATTGCCCCTCAGATAATGTTTACTTACTTGAGATTGTAGGTATTTATGGAATGGTATGCAGTGAACAGGGTCTTTGAGCGATAGGCATCTTTGACGTTCATTGTGTTCAGTTTCATATTGATATTCGCACTCGGAATTTGCTCGAGAGCTTACGTTGGAGCAATCGTCAGTCATTAACATGGAActatttaaacaaacaaatagaGCTAATAAAATAGATGGATAAGtaacctaatattaattttgttttataggaACAAGTCTTATTCatcatatttatgtgtattgaaaattacaaaattattaattaactcacTCTGCATAAAGTCCATCATCAGTCTTCCTCATTATGTCATTTAAAGTTTCTACACACACGGTTAtgatttctttaaataattctaaaattggtctaaaatataataagcaatACATTAACAACATTATAgacaatatattctaataaaccAATAACTCACTTTTTTTGACAAGTTAAAAGTGATGCTAAAGCAAGACCTAATAATTTTCTTCTATCATTTTGTACAATTTGATTCATTCGTTCTAACCAAACTTCAATTATTCTATTAAGTACATtatcaaaattcattaaatttccaTTTTCGGTCATACATAAATGTTCTACAACCTATTAACAATTGACCatttagaatacattttaaataaaatcaaaattaaaaatgaattactttaataaaaatacttgaatCATTTAATATAACTCTAGATATCAATGATAACCGGCAACTATTTACAGCTAAACCTATTTCACCAGAACATAAGCACCTGAAaattaagtacatttataaattaaaatggttttctttttaattaatgtattaatgtacatttttttttcagtacatctttataaattatttaattattcttactTTAAGTTTTGTCCTAAAACTGCCATCATTAACTCAATAGTTTGtggtaaatttacttttataattgtttcatataatgataatatacaaacaataccTTCATCTTTTAAATCATTCATTAAAGATGTAGTTAAGCTAAATAACTGAGTACCGTATTCCTGGAAGAAAATTTTGAATGTAAGCTAAatcaacattatttgtataactttcataatttataattattgataataaacaatagtgaaaaaaataatataatcaaataaatattaataataacttatttttttctaaattactatatttaaaatatttggtatttattgtttaatatttttttatttatatatttataaaaattcttagattacaaaaattaatacttgCCGATATGACCCTATCTGGTGCAATTAGAACATAAGCTTCAAGTATCATTAGGCCAGTTTTAAGATGTTCAGTCGAATAATCTGTCATTTAAAAagccaaaaataataaattaaattgaaataaaaaaatatttcacttcATGCTTACCTAGTAATGGAAgaagataattaattaaacttaacaTATCATCATTGTATGTTGCACATGATTCAATGTAAGATAATAACAATTCAAGACCATCTTcttgtaaataaatgtatgcttTTTCTTTAATGTCTACACTATATCGAATAATAGGAACTAGGAATGGAGTTAATTCAGCACTTTTTGTTCGGATGgcctaaaattgtaaaaatatataaaagcaacttataatatatatttaaaaatgaacaattaatAATGACGCATATCACTACATTGATGAAAAGGAAAACTTctgtaatttaactaaaattaacttaaccaatttttggtttaatatttcttaatttagcCAATTTAGATATAtagtaaatcaatatattattacttactcGTACAATTTGTGTTAATGTGGAAATAATTGCACAACGTAGCATGTGATGGTCGTCTGAATCTGTCCATAATTTTGGCAAGTATTGAAGTAAAGAGTCAAAATAAGGTTCTACCATGGGACCTAATCGTTCCACCATAAACGACATGACATGTAGCACATTTAACTAAAACATTAGCATAAcacaaaatgaataaaatgtatttcaagcttcaatactataataaaaatatgttaatacctTTGTGTCACATTCTCGGACACTAACTAAAAGCTTATATAACGAGAATGCCATTGGTTCCAAGTATTCAATAAAATGCTCAGAGCTAAAATCAAAATCATCGATAGCACAACGTAAAGTAGATGTGGCAGCTAAACGAACGGCCATGTCTTGTTCAGGATTTAAAAGTCCAATAAGAATATTGTATAGTTCAGGTCTATGTTCAGGGTTTAGTCTGACTGTAAGCCATTGACCAATCAACCAAGCCACACGTCTCTTCAATACACGTGTATGACCATGAGTTTCCATTAACTCTTGGCGCAATGTCGTATTAAACCAATCATCAAAATTTATctagtaaatacaattaaacaaaGTCAAGAAGTTTAATTTCTTTCCGTTAACatcacttaaatatattttagaacaatTAATCCTAAGATGTGTACACAGGAGAATATACATTAGCTCGCATCAGAAATGCTAGTAAACATTCAATAATAAGTGAAAATAAATCAGATAGATTGAATAGCGAGTAGATTTATATCAATTCTATGCAACTCTTGGAATTTAGTGTTGAcgcttactataatattgtgaaaaaacacccacatattagttattattaaattaaaaatattaatttttcaataaatgttaactttaactatataattctaTAACTCAAATACGAATAATAGCTGGACTTGGAATATGAAAATGCAAAGATTTAAATACAttggtatgtttttttttttgtatcagcAGCATCCATTTTATACACTATTTTAGTTTCCTGATGTGGCTAGTGGTGGACCTACACCTTTTGGGACAGTAAGAGTTCTTCAATTTTTTACTTTGGGGATGGTATCTGGTAAAAAATTGGACCTAGTTGGTACTTAAGAGTATCAACTAAAAAATGCTCAGTACTTTTTGTACATTTACAAAGCATTTATATAAGCgtttaatattagaattttgtcaaaattacaaaaaatttgtaaattttttgtagttaaaatttcatacttaagatttgaaaataaagttctttataagttttcaacctttacaaaaacattttttatcagagtcaaattaattttctagaatatttgaagttcaaattttaatagcaTTGCATATTCTAAAGGTAAATTGGTGTTGTAAgagttaatatcaataatataatatgttataaattatatttattattattataacaattaaatattaataatataatgataaatgcaatgtttttgttaaaaactgaATCAACTGTagaactaatagtaaaataaattactttaatagctaaACCAAAAAACAAATCATGAAATGTACTATAGTGAAACAAGTTGACAGAcccatcaaatttaaatttaacacatccattacaatgATTAACTCAATATCTATTATACAACAGAGTGAtacttgcccactttttaaattttgtttactttaacatttaacacaaaaatatatttttatggtaaaatttaatgaaataggcGTTAAAAACTAAATGccacatcatattatacttataattcttacttaaaattaattaatgaatagcTACATGTATCTTTAAATGTAACTTAGGTtaactttattacattttatttttcattttctctctttttgtattgtataattacgcaataatattattttaattttagtttttaagcatGTGTATCAATTTGTAACTCTTTATCTTCGCCACAAGCATAGCTTACAGAAGATAGATAATTCAAATGTACAATTGATGTAAAactgtatatttgtttttaaataaaaaaaaaaaataagtaaaaaaatggtaagtagttatttaaaaatattaaataatcatttaattaagtatacatttaactAACATAAAAAGTAACTATTTAATTGGGATTAAATTAGAATATACTTCTCTTTCCCTATGTTCAgaaaatattggtaaaataattctatatattataataatagtattgtataaaattctAATCTTATGaacttgttaaaaaattgtctaaatcgatcatacaatgataaatattttctgataatattatactcacaaTATCAAACATCTCAAATGCAGTAAGTCCAAATGCATTATAAATGgcatctttttttaaaattgcttCTAAATTATAAGGGTCAACAAACTCCCTATTTGACTCAATGGTTGCTGCAAGTCTAGGAGTCAACAGTTCTCTGAATTCGTGGAATAATGACATAAATAGTGATTCTGTACatgcctaaaaaataaaattaatttgtattaattatatttgtttgatccattatagacattttcaaacagaatttacttttaaattatacttccaATATTCTCCTACTTCATcagtagctataataataaataattaaaatttaattaaaaatggtatactcaattaattaactttaataaataactataaattatagttaaccAATTACCAAACATTTCAGGATCACTATCCCATATTTCTAATTCGGCTGgtgtaagtaaaaaatatttatatattaattgttgacACATTATCATTAATCGATCAGATTTGAATACAGAAGCTTTATGTTGAACTGCTGAAGCTGATATTCTTTTtgcattttctaaaataatatttatataatatatatgctgttttccaaaattaatttcacaatattaaataaaagttattaagttaaaaaaaattaaaacattaatagcagacatttttaatgtttgataaATGCAATCTCTTCACACATCatactagtatatttaatattttgaaaataaaatatcttaccaTCCATTTGACAAATAGGGCCATTAGTACGTGGCAATTTATACTGaggacaaattaatattaattttgttaagttAAAAAGTTGAATTAAGAATCTCTCAAAAACAACAGCGTTTCCATCAGCAGTAAAACCGTAGAAATAAGCCAGTTCAACCGTTGGTTGAATGAAATCCAGATATTCAGCTGGATGATCTTCTAAGATGGCCATTAGCATTTTAAACATACGACATACAAATTTTTCAACTAAATCAGGATAGTAagcacctaaaaataaaattatttaaaatttcaattgaatTGCACATCAATATTGAATTAACTTACGACAAGCAATAATAGGTCGAACTTTATTGAAAATAGCCAAAATGAACTGTTTGACATCATTTGGATAAGGagatttaaaaccatataaCACAAAATTAGACAAAATCTTTTGAGTATAAAATGCATCTTCTAAAAGTTTAGCTACTGAAGGTGATATATTGCCTTGTTCCATCTGTATGTAAAAgaaacatgttattatattagattaaattttaaattttaagtacttaCCTCTTTAATGAAAGCATCTGTTCTTTGTTCCCAATGACTATAAAAATTTGGGAAGAGTTGACTGGAAGCATCTTGGAAAAGTCTTATACTATCATACAATCGTTTGCCAGCTAATGATTTGACCACATGATGCATAGATAATAATGCACGATTTTGTGGATCATATTTAATACGTTCTATTAATTCTGGCATTAAGTCTTCCCAATCATATGGCCAATCTAatctaaaaatttgaaaaacaaattatacaatcaaTAAAACATATGAAGTTTGgaaaatcaaacaaattaaaaataaatttcaaaaacgtaaaatatttttattataagaagtTATTTAGTATAgtcaaaattcataataattgaatggcttattaaattccaaatatattttaatattgatgtagataagttaattaatagtttaatcttacaaactttaataaacaattattaaaaagagctataataataaaatatttgaagctATAATAGCATTAGTAGCATACTGcataagtattgaaaaaattatttttacaataacttttgttatctatatataaatagcttTTTAACTACGAAAAATAGTGaagattttacattattatcattaaaactaatttcatcaaaaacacAAACTTAATGTATCCAAAAATGGATAAAAGATTTGTTAAAATGGGtgattgtttatattttcttcaCATAAGTGGATCCACTTAAAAAACTATTAGGAAAtgggaataattaatttttgttaaattcagtattatcatataaaaaatattttcttaaaacaataaaaaaaaaaaaacaccatatATTGCTAAAATATATGTAGCTTTAAATAATTAGTGATTTACAAAGTAAAATGAATTTTCttctttgaattttattattaagtattcaagaaaaaaaaaattacctcgCAACTCTGCCAATGATTACACTAACTTGAGTTGCAAGTCGCGGAACAGGTTCtgataaatttgttaataacatttttcttagaGTAACTTTTTCTTCTTCGGAAATACCACTATAAAAGatcatgatttaattaattgataaactTAATGCTGTATGATAGGTACATACTGTTGAATGTTTTTTCTCCAATATTTTTCTACACCTTGTTTAAAACATAGAATTGACATCCAACGCACATTTAAATCCAATGATTGATTAGAAAATATTCTCTGAAAAATCAACAATTATGTTTATGGTAGGCAGATTCTTAggaataaaattaagtacaatttatattagtCATAGAAAAATCATATCTTACAAATAACACTGAATAAAATCCTGGTTCCACTTCCCATTCTTTAAGTTTTTGCTCTGCAGGTTTCAACATATCAGGATGTTGACTACTTGCCTGCAAGAGTGTTTCGTAAACTAACTGTTCAATTTCCATTTTTGTAATGTAGAGAGTGaacaattattctaaaaataaaaatcattgtttttttaacagatattacctattacaatgattaaaataatactaaacaaaaaattaaaagttgttaGTTTAGAGTTAAATAACATTGACAAATATCCCAAAAGgttctaattattttgtttatacctactaaattttgatcatttgaaatttttgttaatttgacaataaaataaatttgtgttgAGTCATTCTTAACACAAGCCTCTGCTGTATCAATTGAATCATATGATGGTACTATCAGTAACAACTAATAATACACCCacgtataataacaaaatttagtTTCCTTCTTAGGcgaacaataattgaataattgaacCCTGGATGTTATTCCTACAGATCAAACTGTAGTCAATATTGTTAATCAATGaaacaatttgtatttagaGATAAAAAACATATGTTTAGAAAGTTGGATTAGATTTGAACacccaataaaaaaataataacaatacaaagaAGCCGTTTGTCTGGGAATTAACTGTTTTAGGATACGGACTGATGAGTTGGACATTCGATATAGCGATTGGTTTGACACACCAAGATAAACCCTTACAATTTGTACACTCCCTCGGTGGTAAACTGAATGTCCTCTAGATTGTGTGCACTACTCAGTACTTGCTCGGGTCGTCTAATGCTGATTGTTTGCAcacggaaaataaaataattttgaattaactaCCCTTACCCACACCAAGACCATTGACCTACGGACACGGTTCAAAGGATG is a genomic window of Rhopalosiphum padi isolate XX-2018 chromosome 4, ASM2088224v1, whole genome shotgun sequence containing:
- the LOC132930209 gene encoding uncharacterized protein LOC132930209, yielding MIFGIAVQKIIRQSVFRQHCGFRKISPLCTSSSVRRSISKEYSKMTYQIEERGSPNTADYKLYIKNESGIISPFHDIPLLADNTGKVFNMVVEIPRWTNAKMEINTKSSLNPIIQDTKKGKLRFVPNVFPHKGYIWNYGALPQTWENPELLDEHTGCKGDNDPLDVLEIGYKVAKRGEVLKVKVLGTVALIDEGETDWKILVINVEDPIAPEVNDIKDVEKHFPGLLKATVEWLKIYKIPDGKPENKFAFNGEPKDAEFALKIVSDTHEYWKTLIQKENTDGLSCVNTTLNNASTIDSEKAQTILSESLPLSEGSPLLPEVDKWHFIKL
- the LOC132929235 gene encoding importin-11; its protein translation is MEIEQLVYETLLQASSQHPDMLKPAEQKLKEWEVEPGFYSVLFRIFSNQSLDLNVRWMSILCFKQGVEKYWRKNIQHGISEEEKVTLRKMLLTNLSEPVPRLATQVSVIIGRVARLDWPYDWEDLMPELIERIKYDPQNRALLSMHHVVKSLAGKRLYDSIRLFQDASSQLFPNFYSHWEQRTDAFIKEMEQGNISPSVAKLLEDAFYTQKILSNFVLYGFKSPYPNDVKQFILAIFNKVRPIIACRAYYPDLVEKFVCRMFKMLMAILEDHPAEYLDFIQPTVELAYFYGFTADGNAVVFERFLIQLFNLTKLILICPQYKLPRTNGPICQMDENAKRISASAVQHKASVFKSDRLMIMCQQLIYKYFLLTPAELEIWDSDPEMFATDEVGEYWKYNLKACTESLFMSLFHEFRELLTPRLAATIESNREFVDPYNLEAILKKDAIYNAFGLTAFEMFDIINFDDWFNTTLRQELMETHGHTRVLKRRVAWLIGQWLTVRLNPEHRPELYNILIGLLNPEQDMAVRLAATSTLRCAIDDFDFSSEHFIEYLEPMAFSLYKLLVSVRECDTKLNVLHVMSFMVERLGPMVEPYFDSLLQYLPKLWTDSDDHHMLRCAIISTLTQIVRAIRTKSAELTPFLVPIIRYSVDIKEKAYIYLQEDGLELLLSYIESCATYNDDMLSLINYLLPLLDYSTEHLKTGLMILEAYVLIAPDRVISEYGTQLFSLTTSLMNDLKDEGIVCILSLYETIIKVNLPQTIELMMAVLGQNLKCLCSGEIGLAVNSCRLSLISRVILNDSSIFIKVVEHLCMTENGNLMNFDNVLNRIIEVWLERMNQIVQNDRRKLLGLALASLLTCQKKPILELFKEIITVCVETLNDIMRKTDDGLYADSMLMTDDCSNVSSRANSECEYQYETEHNERQRCLSLKDPVHCIPFHKYLQSQLLALQNQIGEQQFQGVLISKVDSDILEQLYLYM